The Salvelinus sp. IW2-2015 unplaced genomic scaffold, ASM291031v2 Un_scaffold1835, whole genome shotgun sequence genome contains a region encoding:
- the LOC139024748 gene encoding serum factor response D-like: MTPNCTNNHSCIHNYHSQSYNNHSRTNNNRSRSCSYNNHSCINDYHCYSHDNHSGPQDNKSCCHNNHCCTYNNHSCSSQYNVRSYINDNHSLNYNHTFTHNNNRCCYNNNSCCYNNNHNLCHNNHSGSHNNSCCHDNHSCTNNNHSFRCDNNSYSHNNHRRSHNNHSSSHNNYTKDNHSYSNNNHSRS, encoded by the exons CTGCactaacaaccacagctgcataCACAACTACCACAGCCAAAGCTACAACAACCACAGCCGCACCAACAACAACCGCAGCCGCAG CTGTAgctacaacaaccacagctgcatcAATGACTACCACTGCTACTCCCACGACAACCACAGTGGCCCCCAAGACAACAAAAGCTGCTGCCACAACAACCACTGCTGCACctataacaaccacagctgcag CAGCCAATACAACGTCCGAAGCTACATCAATGACAACCACAGCCTCAACTACAACCACACCTTcacccacaacaacaacaggtgctgctacaacaacaacagctgctgctacaacaacaaccacaacctctgccacaacaaccacagtggctcccacaacaacagctgctgccatgacaaccacagctgcaccaacaacaaccacagtTTCAGGTGTGACAACAACAGCTACTCCCACAACAATCACAGACgttcccacaacaaccacagctcatCCCACAACAACTACACCAAAGACAACCACAGCTAcagcaacaacaaccacagcCGCAGCTAG